The Capsicum annuum cultivar UCD-10X-F1 chromosome 1, UCD10Xv1.1, whole genome shotgun sequence sequence aGGCTTATTTGTTAAATTCATTACTATTTTGGAGTTCTGATCCAACAGATTACAAATTGTCTTTGACTGGGTGAATATGCTATTTGGCATAAAAATCTGTTGAAAgcaaaaaagaattgaaaaattgttCAGGAGGTAagcataatattataaattataaggGAGAGTGGCGTTATGAGGTCAAAATTAAAGGATTTTCTCTGAAATCATCACTTAGTTTTTAAGCTATAaagttttcttaaaaaatataattgttttGTGCATGAAAATAATTTAGCATTATATTTCAAAAATGATGTCCCGTTTATTGAATTTAAATAGATGgtaaaaattatctataaaatatttataaataaatcattatgtGGTATTAATTTGTAAAGCTATAGGTGATCATTGTTTGATACTGTTTTTAAtaagataaaatcgtcttttcaccttttttaggaatttaaaattaataaaaggcattttttaatttagttaaaaaatcaaaatctttaacatttttagatcaattagaattttacattatatagataataatttttacaatttaaCCCATAATGTTGatgtataatttattatatgatgTTGTTTATTATCGTAATTTATTATATGATGTTGTTTATTATGTTCATTTAGCTTAATATAAATGGTAAATGAACGTTCgatctatcaaaaataatttctctatCCTACTAAGGTAGTGATAAGGTATCTATTTTTTCCTCCATAGATTCTACATATgagattatattaaaaattatcttGACATTGAAGGCACAGCTATTGAATCATAATTTATGTAAGTTTGTTGTTTTGTTGCTTTTAGCTATGGATACAATACTTTGCGGCATGTAGGGAGGGCgcatgtcacgccccaaaatcccatcgggccggactggcacccgaagccgagaaggcccgggagaacccgttcagatACCTGTATTTTCACTTACatatcaccaaaaatttggacagcacttcgttgcatatagaagggtctaattacNNNNNNNNNNNNNNNNNNNNNNNNNNNNNNNNNNNNNNNNNNNNNNNNNNNNNNNNNNNNNNNNNNNNNNNNNNNNNNNNNNNNNNNNNNNNNNNNNNNNNNNNNNNNNNNNNNNNNNNNNNNNNNNNNNNNNNNNNNNNNNNNNNNNNNNNNNNNNNNNNNNNNNNNNNNNNNNNNNNNNNNNNNNNNNNNNNNNNNNNNNNNNNNNNNNNNNNNNNNNNNNNNNNNNNNNNNNNNNNNNNNNNNNNNNNNNNNNNNNNNNNNNNNNNNNNNNNNNNNNNNNNNNNNNNNNNNNNNNNNNNNNNNNNNNNNNNNNNNNNNNNNNNNNNNNNNNNNNNNNNNNNNNNNNNNNNNNNNNNNNNNNNNNNNNNNNNNNNNNNNNNNNNNNNNNNNNNNNNNNNNNNNNNNNNNNNNNNNNNNNNNNNNNNNNNNNNNNNNNNNNNNNNNNNNNNNNNNNNNNNNNNNNNNNNNNNNNNNNNNNNNNNNNNNNNNNNNNNNNNNNNNNNNNNNNNNNNNNNNNNNNNNNNNNNNNNNNNNNNNNNNNNNNNNNNNNNNNNNNNNNNNNNNNNNNNNNNNNNNNNNNNNNNNNNNNNNNNNNNNNNNNNNNNNNNNNNNNNNNNNNNNNNNNNNNNNNNNNNNNNNNNNNNNNNNNNNNNNNNNNNNNNNNNNNNNNNNNNNNNNNNNNNNNNNNNNNNNNNNNNNNNNNNNNNNNNNNNNNNNNNNNNNNNNNNNNNNNNNNNNNNNNNNNNNNNNNNNNNNNNNNNNNNNNNNNNNNNNNNNNNNNNNNNNNNNNNNNNNNNNNNNNNNNNNNNNNNNNNNNNNNNNNNNNNNNNNNNNNNNNNNNNNNNNNNNNNNNNNNNNNNNNNNNNNNNNNNNNNNNNNNNNNNNNNNNNNNNNNNNNNNNNNNNNNNNNNNNNNNNNNNNNNNNNNNNNNNNNNNNNNNNNNNNNNNNNNNNNNNNNNNNNNNNNNNNNNNNNNNNNNNNNNNNNNNNNNNNNNNNNNNNNNNNNNNNNNNNNNNNNNNNNNNNNNNNNNNNNNNNNNNNNNNNNNNNNNNNNNNNNNNNNNNNNNNNNNNNNNNNNNNNNNNNNNNNNNNNNNNNNNNNNNNNNNNNNNNNNNNNNNNNNNNNNNNNNNNNNNNNNNNNNNNNNNNNNNNNNNNNNNNNNNNNNNNNNNNNNNNNNNNNNNNNNNNNNNNNNNNNNNNNNNNNNNNNNNNNNNNNNNNNNNNNNNNNNNNNNNNNNNNNNNNNNNNNNNNNNNNNNNNNNNNNNNNNNNNNNNNNNNNNNNNNNNNNNNNNNNNNNNNNNNNNNNNNNNNNNNNNNNNNNNNNNNNNNNNNNNNNNNNNNNNNNNNNNNNNNNNNNNNNNNNNNNNNNNNNNNNNNNNNNNNNNNNNNNNNNNNNNNNNNNNNNNNNNNNNNNNNNNNNNNNNNNNNNNNNNNNNNNNNNNNNNNNNNNNNNNNNNNNNNNNNNNNNNNNNNNNNNNNNNNNNNNNNNNNNNNNNNNNNNNNNNNNNNNNNNNNNNNNNNNNNNNNNNNNNNNNNNNNNNNNNNNNNNNNNNNNNNNNNNNNNNNNNNNNNNNNNNNNNNNNNNNNNNNNNNNNNNNNNNNNNNNNNNNNNNNNNNNNNNNNNNNNNNNNNNNNNNNNNNNNNNNNNNNNNNNNNNNNNNNNNNNNNNNNNNNNNNNNNNNNNNNNNNNNNNNNNNNNNNNNNNNNNNNNNNNNNNNNNNNNNNNNNNNNNNNNNNNNNNNNNNNNNNNNNNNNNNNNNNNNNNNNNNNNNNNNNNNNNNNNNNNNNNNNNNNNNNNNNNNNNNNNNNNNNNNNNNNNNNNNNNNNNNNNNNNNNNNNNNNNNNNNNNNNNNNNNNNNNNNNNNNNNNNNNNNNNNNNNNNNNNNNNNNNNNNNNNNNNNNNNNNNNNNNNNNNNNNNNNNNNNNNNNNNNNNNNNNNNNNNNNNNNNNNNNNNNNNNNNNNNNNNNNNNNNNNNNNNNNNNNNNNNNNNNNNNNNNNNNNNNNNNNNNNNNNNNNNNNNNNNNNNNNNNNNNNNNNNNNNNNNNNNNNNNNNNNNNNNNNNNNNNNNNNNNNNNNNNNNNNNNNNNNNNNNNNNNNNNNNNNNNNNNNNNNNNNNNNNNNNNNNNNNNNNNNNNNNNNNNNNNNNNNNNNNNNNNNNNNNNNNNNNNNNNNNNNNNNNNNNNNNNNNNNNNNNNNNNNNNNNNNNNNNNNNNNNNNNNNNNNNNNNNNNNNNNNNNNNNNNNNNNNNNNNNNNNNNNNNNNNNNNNNNNNNNNNNNNNNNNNNNNNNNNNNNNNNNNNNNNNNNNNNNNNNNNNNNNNNNNNNNNNNNNNNNNNNNNNNNNNNNNNNNNNNNNNNNNNNNNNNNNNNNNNNNNNNNNNNNNNNNNNNNNNNNNNNNNNNNNNNNNNNNNNNNNNNNNNNNNNNNNNNNNNNNNNNNNNNNNNNNNNNNNNNNNNNNNNNNNNNNNNNNNNNNNNNNNNNNNNNNNNNNNNNNNNNNNNNNNNNNNNNNNNNNNNNNNNNNNNNNNNNNNNNNNNNNNNNNNNNNNNNNNNNNNNNNNNNNNNNNNNNNNNNNNNNNNNNNNNNNNNNNNNNNNNNNNNNNNNNNNNNNNNNNNNNNNNNNNNNNNNNNNNNNNNNNNNNNNNNNNNNNNNNNNNNNNNNNNNNNNNNNNNNNNNNNNNNNNNNNNNNNNNNNNNNNNNNNNNNNNNNNNNNNNNNNNNNNNNNNNNNNNNNNNNNNNNNNNNNNNNNNNNNNNNNNNNNNNNNNNNNNNNNNNNNNNNNNNNNNNNNNNNNNNNNNNNNNNNNNNNNNNNNNNNNNNNNNNNNNNNNNNNNNNNNNNNNNNNNNNNNNNNNNNNNNNNNNNNNNNNNNNNNNNNNNNNNNNNNNNNNNNNNNNNNNNNNNNNNNNNNNNNNNNNNNNNNNNNNNNNNNNNNNNNNNNNNNNNNNNNNNNNNNNNNNNNNNNNNNNNNNNNNNNNNNNNNNNNNNNNNNNNNNNNggctaagtatatgtatataatgaccaattttcgtccatgaggtgatgaaaaatgaccatattgcccttaaaatttaagtaaatctgAATCTGTCcatgatggactgttttgataggctaaagtaaatcgaccataactctttgctccgataatggatttgggtgaaaccaattgcattagaaagaagactctcagggcttctcatcgatatatagcagctcacacaattcattttttacaaggagttatgatcgtttaaagtcgaCTTAAAAATCTGTTTGGCTGCAGtacttttgtgtgcagaaaatttctgcacatttactgttcgttgcgtccaccgttttcaagtttcgaacatgctcgcttatatccgatactcatctgttttcagaaatctttatatcgttggaaagctaactagaTAAACTTCGCATAGAAACTTCGAcgagcaaattccggtataaataaggtcgattcatatacacatataatcaaactatacatttgaaaccatctcaaaataatcaatactcatacttaaactcatatatacctaacttatgatcaatacatatactccaacacatataaccatggctaatgcacgtaattaagtacggggtgttacaacgcAAGTGGTGATCGCAAGTGCTGGACCAAAATTTCCTGCAAGGTCTGTTGACTCCAcaagattatattaaaaattatcttaAGATTGATGGCATAGTACTATTGAATCATAATTTTTGTAGGTTAACCGAGGGtttatcgaaaacagtctctctaccctATAAAGATAGTGATAAGATATCTATTCTATTTTCCATAGACTCCATATATGagattatattgaaaattatccTTAAGATTGGAGGCATAacaattaaatcatatttttttataagttaGCGGAGGGTTTATCAAAAACATTCTCTCTACTCTACAAAGGTAGTGTTAAGGTATGTATTCTATGCTACACAGACTACACAAACTACACGAAAATTATCTTTAAAAGACATGACGATTGAACCATAATTTTTGTAAGTTTGTCAtgtatctttttttctttagtgattttttaaataataattgtaataCCGTGTTCAATTCTatatatcaacaacaatatttttttaaaataatcatttacttaatttctaatatttacaaatagtcatgtcatttatttattaatcatttaattaatttctaacaataataaataattatttaatgattttcataatatttaagaCATTGAAAGCAAcaacaatcatttttttttttaaaaataattttattctttttaaaaataattttattaatacatAGAGCTGTTAATACGGGTTGGCTCAGCCCATCCGAGCTAGCCCACATGGGCTTTGAGGTCGACGGGTCAacctacttttttttaaaaatattttataatttaattttagaatgctaataaacataaatattaccagacaATATTATATAGTATTAATACTTATTAATCAAGTCTTAAACACACTAAAAAAATATtcctaatagcgaaattaaataacttttgacatgatatcctttcgaacaaaataaaaatattaataaacaatctaaataattgcatgtatttgacttacgaGCCGGTCCACGGATTAAcccaacccacattgctcaagccCCATGAGCCACGGGCTTATCCGGGTAGGGCTAAAAAGTCCTATTTTTAAATGGGCTGCAAAAACTGAAGCCCAACTCCAATTATAGGTCGGGTCGGGCCGGTCCAATGGACCTGACTCATATTGACGGCACGCACACTAAACTGAACTAGTTATAATTAATAAGCTGTTTTGCCCGTCTATTAAATCAGAGATTAGTCTGTAATCAACCATGTTAGTCACTGTTAACAAATATTCTTATGGAATGGAGATGGACCCATTGAATATTTCATACTTTGCTCCCATTCCAATGCCATATAAGAAATCAAACAACATTTACATGGGACCACTGCCTTCTTCactttctccttaatctctgcaagAAAACTCAATCATTGCTCTACTTTCCTGCTAATCATCCCCCTTTTATGTTTCCACCAAGAATGAAAATGAACCCTTTTTTCGCTCTCCATAGTACGCTATCCCTGCCTACATTGTAAAAGGCAAACACCCATTTTTCTTAAATCTCAGAAAGTTTCctcctttttccttttcttgttttGTATCTTGATTTTTCAAGATCACATTTTTGGGTTTTTAGTCTTGGCGGTGATGATGGTGAAGAAGCTCTGCTGCTTTCAGTATTTTGTTCTTTGTAGTCTGCTTCTAGCTGTTCTTGTTTCCTCCAAGCACCAGGGTAATCTGCTTCTTTACACACTAATAAGTACACTTGAGTGTTTTCTGTTTCTAATAATGTAGTCCATTAACAAGTTTTATGCTCTAAAAGACCCACCTTTAGATGAGCTATCTTCATAGTCTAAATAGCTAAGTCAGTCCTTATTGTGATTTGTGAGAactgttctttttgtttttacaCTGAAGGAATTTGATGAAAATGTTATATTGCTGGAAAAGGGACTGCATTGAGGGAGGAAGGGGTGTGGTATTGCAACTAGGCTCTAGATTCCATGTTTTGCTTTGTTGATTTAAGCTAATGTTTTAGCTTCAGTGTTTAGTTAGGTTATGCCTTAGTTGATCTTAGTTGATGTTTTAGCTTTAGTAGATTAATttccaatttcataattttgCTTTATTGTAGATTACCATAGTCCATGGGGGAGGCCAAGTATAAGCTAAATGTGTTCTTCCTATAAGACTTATTAAGCCTCTTTTCTATTAGATTTCAAAAGGAAGAGAAAGGTCTTTGGTGCTTGTAAGAATACATGTCTATATTACCAAAAAACAATACACGTGTATTGAAAGAAGCAACATTTTAGCTTTGCACTTAGCTATTTGTTTCCTCATGGTGTTGCATAATACTAACATTTGCAATACATGCTATAGTAAATGTATTTTATAACAACCCAAGCCTTCATTTCTAGATGTTATTGATACCAATGTGCACTTCCCATTGAACCCATATGGATCTTTCGTTGTATCCAGCAGTGGAACCAgatactatttttaaaatttttggggttCAAGTTCGATTTGCTGATGTATTAGCCATGATAAGAAAGGGAAGTTGGAGTGATATGGTAAGTGTAATTTTAGTTAAAATATCAAGATATGAAGTAAATATCAGTTTCTTTTTGGTAAATAGATATCGTATATCGGTTAGAGAATGGACATCTGTCCCTGCAAGCATTTTCTTATATAGATTTCTACGGTATCATCAAAGGCCAAAATGACAACAATAGTTTAGCACTACATATAAATAGTGATTTCTTTTAACCTTGGAGAGAGGGGTGGGCATGAAGGTGGCTTTCCTCaaaacacaatgaagtatatcaaataccctcaacacaagatcaaaatgatctttccaagaagtgtattttatttggcagaaattaagatgaaacagaaaatagccaagtcgtccgaattcacggattttccttaaggaaataatccccctcactgtacccgaagttgtggaattttttctcctaggataaaatggctaaccagaccaacagtagcggtacctcaaacggttggaatatcttcgaactcataaaacgttttgagtgatcacacagaatatttttgagacaagaagagagtttttaatttaaaaaatttcgtATGCAAACTTGTGGATGAAATTAGTtttttatagccacaagatgcctcttctgaaaagtggcaaaggttcatctaaaaggtgtaaccttttttgaaaattcatgtcTATTCGTCGAAACATTGTGACTGTTCTGAACAGGCATGCCATTTCGTGAATAAGTGTGTCAATTCATtgaaacaatgcatcagttctGAAGCAGTGCACCAGCTTACTGAAACAGTTCATCAGTTCAGTTTCGAAACTGTGCACCATTTCAGTGAAAAATTGCATCAGTTCGAAAATTTATTTGAAGCATCTGTTCGAAATAGCTTCTACATGCATGTTTTCGTTGCTTTTGTAATGAAACTGAaatcatataaatggagtattaaacaCAGAAAATATTTACTGTGTTACTGTTGTTATTTttggaattcaaataaattttatccgaaaagatagatctcatcgatcgattatttgccaaatccaaatccaaatctaaatccGAAGCCGAACGAGcgcgacgacggcgcgaggcatctcttatttcttgcctcacttaccatgtggagtaagtgttcatcattataaacactccaaagttcctttcttccaccaatgtgggagaattagtgaactttccaattttgggagtacactttccaaattggtgtctccttTTCTCTaccattttttctctatttttcattcacacttctatgaacccaacaattcccacatgaatggagaatgactatttttcataaaacttttacggacaagtatgtgatcatcaagcaaagactaattgcatctagataagtaggtttccctttgaactttgcgtagtgaacatgcattggatccaatcggtagatttgatatatttaaaccgTCGAACTTtattgtacacctagacaatacatgtcacacaaccaaccttttaacgttcatggttctcatggttttgttctttttagccatgaacacgtctcggtttcatgagagcttagagaataggcctttactaacattcttcttgaagcggcttccacttcaccctcgcataggtgatttctaaacgttcaatcctgtagattaaactatttggtcaaatccgccaaatttagataatcattaaaagacttttcaccttaagtcttatcctagtttactgtacattgtctacatcatgagaatgggttgggtaattgacaatgttgaacctgccagacacaactttgtttgatctccttgatcctaactcttgggatctccagtttgctaggtagagttaccgctaaTTTAACTTGTCCTAgaccttaaacccattcccttgaatgtcctttctactccttctctagataggccttttgtaagtggatccgacagattatcctttgactttacatagtctatagtgataattccactagagaggagttctctaacgatattatgtctccgtcgtatgtgaggagatttaccgttgtacatcatgctccgtgccctacctattgccgcttggctatcacagtgtatacatactggtgccattgGCTTGGGCTaatacggaatatcttccaagaaatttcggagtcattctgcttcttcaccggttttatctaatgcgataaattcagattccattgtagagcgagcgatacaagtctgtttggatgattttatatccttcatgtaccgtaggatatttattataatgcaacgcatagttttgagtgtatttaagacatctcttatttcttgccttaCTTACCATGTTGAGTAAgtgttcatcattataaacatttcaaagttcctttctcccattaatgtgggagaattagtgaactttccaattttggaAGTACACTTTTCAAATTGGTGTCTCCttttctccaccattttttctccattttccattcacacttctatgaacccaacaagTTCTGTTTGTACAATGATCTGGATCATTACCAGATTTACCCAGTTGGTCAGGGAAATGGGGCCACCTAGCCAATTGAGTGCTCTATCTCAGTGCATCGACATTATACTGTGTCTTAGTTCCATCTGCAATCCTTTTTAATATATTCAGCGTTCCAAGTTTTTTGACTGTGAACGCCTGGATCAAAGCTTTTCTTATGACTCGTCTAACATACTATCAGATCTTTAAGAAAGGTCAAAACGAATGCTGAGCAATTGAATTTATTTGAATATGATTTACTTGAATCGAAGAGCGGTCTACCTAGTTTCCTAGTACCCATGTCTCAAAAAACACTCAAGAGGATGTATGTTTGACTAGATTCTTCACGTTGTAACTACTTGAAGTAACTGATGAAAATGTAAACTGGTAGAAGAACTAGAGTATAGATAATTAGTCCACTCTTACATTCATCCTAGAGTCTTTTGCTTACTTCCTAAATCCTCCATCATTTACACGTTTTTTATGCTCTTCTAATACTTTTGGCGATCCTAGAATTATGAAGCTAAAGGAAGGATTATTATCTATTAGTTACAAGCAATGGCCATAACCGTATTGTGTCTTTGGCATAGATAAAAGAATACAACATGAATCTTCTTAAAACAAACGACATAAAATGGGCGTGTCAACTAGTAGATCTGACACCACTTGATGGGCCGTGAGACCTTGGGACGATTAATTTAGATGTGATTTTTGAATAGTCAGATTCTAGAAACTTACATTCCGGATGAAAATCTAAAACCTACAGAATTAAATTAGTGGGGGGAGCTTAGCAAATTTCTCAAGCTGAACTATATGGTTTTTGGGATTCGAATAGCAATGTTTTGCAACtgattgtttttttgtttttttttgagaCTGCAACTGATTTAATATAACAATTGAATTTAGTATCTTTCCTTGAACCAGCACCTCAATATTTGCTATGCTGAATGCTACAGGAAATTCTGCTAATGACCTTGTCGATATCATCAACAAGAATAGAACTGTTCAAAAGCTTCCTCAACTTAGTAATAGTCCTGGACTTGGGTGCATAGCCTTGCAATATGCAATGGAATGCATGGGGAACTGCAGTTCCAACAACAGTGTAAATTGTCACCCTTCTGAAGATGACTTCACTGAAATTTTTGCTCCAAACTGTGGTGTAGAGCTACCTACTTTTGGAACCATATCTGGCTACATTCTCGGCTGTCAACCAAAGTATCTCGAGCCATTGGAAGCCTTCTCAAATGTACTTGTTCATGACAAAAAGGCTCTTTCTCTTTTGAGGAATAAAACTCATACTGAGGTTGGCGTTGGGATTATCAAAGCTCACAAGCACAAAGGACCTTACTTATGGTGCATTTTGTTTAGTAGTAGCCAGAGAAACACCACATTCGTACTTGATGATCTTGGTGAAGGGATTAAGCAAAAGAAAGGGTGTTATAGTGGAACCAGCTTCCCTTGCAGTAAAGCACATAAAGGCAAAGGTCTTTTATCGAACAAAATTTGGGTTTTGGTTTTGCTCTGTGTTATCTTCTTTCAAGAACTCCTTCGCGAACTTTTTTGATATTACTATATATCTCTACTCAACTAAAATTTTTTCTCTCATCCCGCTGAATCAACCTTGGGCACTCATTCATGATTCTGAATTGtaaatttgtttttaaatttcCGATGGCCAGTCTTCCCTTCTTGCACATCCAGTACTAAATTTGCTTGTTTGTGTTATCGAACCAAGCACAGCCAGTGAAGGGGAACATGAATGTCTGTGACAGTATGTGCATGAGTGTTTTTTCCCATTGCTGATACATTCATTACATTGCACACAACACAATAGTTATCTGCCTTTTCTCTTATTCCTGTAGGCTTGCTAGTGAATTTTAATACATCTAAATATCGTGCAATGGGAGTCTATATCTCTTTGCCATTTTTTGTGTTAGGGAAGGTGATATTTGTTCTGTTTATAATCAGTTAACCAAAATACTCTGGAGGGGCTTGGGCCTAAGGTCTCTTAGCCTGCATAAAGTTATGCAGATTGTCATGTAATGATAAGTCTTCTGAAAATTAGAGAATGGTTATGTACTCAATTACTACAatcttatattaaaataaaaggcAAAGCCAGGATTTAAGTCACTATTCTTAACCACAGCACCATATAAACTTTGATGACACCTAGAGacttggaaaaaaaataatatgataacaaCTACTTCTCAATTCCAAATAAGTTGAGATCGACTATTTGAATCCTTCTGGTAAGCTCATCGCAATCTCTTAACAACTCTCTCTATTTTGATATATAGTGTTCTCTGCATGACCAAAAGCAACTATAGAGAAATCAGGAGCAACCAGATCACGATGAAATGTGAAAGAGTTGTTGAAGTGCACATACATAATTGGTCTTTACCAAAACCAAAAAGAAAGGCATAGGCCAGAGGGCACTCAAAGCTGAATGCATTTGGCAACTAATACTTTTCAGCATATTCTTGATAATATTTGGGGTCAATAAGTTTTCTTTTTCTCACCTAATATTGGTAATTGGTGTCACTGTGCATAGACAAGACGCAATTTGCTGGATAATTATTGTGCTATAGAGAGATTAAGTTGACTAATCCTTAATTTCTAGCTTATTAATTTCTAGCTTATTTACCTCTACTAACCTCAAATTCACACTTGTCCTTCGAAGAAACTTCTATAAACAGcaaaaatacaatataattataatCCATATAGCACCCTTGGGTGTGGTCCTAACAGTTAACATCAGCAGATCCTAGATTTGAACTATATAAGTTTCGATTTCTAGGACAacaatctcaaatctcaaatgttaataattcacttttgaatataatttttgtgTATAACAAACTCAAGACATAACTATGTGT is a genomic window containing:
- the LOC107857192 gene encoding uncharacterized protein LOC107857192; amino-acid sequence: MMVKKLCCFQYFVLCSLLLAVLVSSKHQGNSANDLVDIINKNRTVQKLPQLSNSPGLGCIALQYAMECMGNCSSNNSVNCHPSEDDFTEIFAPNCGVELPTFGTISGYILGCQPKYLEPLEAFSNVLVHDKKALSLLRNKTHTEVGVGIIKAHKHKGPYLWCILFSSSQRNTTFVLDDLGEGIKQKKGCYSGTSFPCSKAHKGKGLLSNKIWVLVLLCVIFFQELLRELF